A DNA window from Labilithrix sp. contains the following coding sequences:
- a CDS encoding NAD-dependent malic enzyme, which yields MTRMKHPPTMDMPARMMPLDVHIKGPDLLRDPLLNKGTAFSDRERDELGLHGLLPPHVGTLEEQVERRLKAFRAELTPLEKYGFLRGLQDTNETIFYALLGAHLEEMLPIVYTPTVGEGCERFSDYWSKPRGLFLSWPHRHRVEQILADPRLDPVRVVVVSDGERILGLGDQGAGGMGIPIGKLALYTACAGLHPSTTLPILLDVGTDNEARLADPLYLGWRQKRVRGADYDAFVEDFIAAVMKRWPNVLLQFEDFARGNAGRLLERYRDRLCTFNDDIQGTAAIAAGTLLSAIQATGGTLADQRIAIFGAGAAGVGIANLLVHIMIGAGLSEREARSRFYAVDRPGLLTDDVPELLDFQRPFAQPRAAVAGWSRAGNGYIDLLDVVQNAKPTTLIGVSGVTGAFNEHVVRAMARGVERPVIFPLSNPTSRAEATPQDIHVWSEGRAVVGTGSPFPPVMRDGVPFKTDQTNNSYVFPGVGLGVLAVDARRVTDAMFEAAARAVAAVSPAKTDPTKPLLPPVTELREVARVVARAVARTARAEGLCEPFEDVQIDARIERLMWRPFYRPYRYAGALA from the coding sequence ATGACCCGGATGAAGCACCCGCCGACGATGGACATGCCCGCGCGGATGATGCCGCTCGACGTGCACATCAAGGGACCCGACCTCCTGCGCGATCCGCTGCTCAACAAGGGCACCGCGTTCTCCGATCGCGAGCGCGACGAGCTCGGGCTCCATGGCCTCTTGCCGCCGCACGTCGGCACGCTCGAAGAGCAGGTGGAGCGTCGCCTCAAGGCGTTCCGCGCCGAGCTGACGCCGCTCGAGAAGTACGGCTTCCTCCGCGGCCTCCAGGACACGAACGAGACCATCTTCTACGCGCTCCTCGGCGCGCACCTCGAGGAGATGCTCCCGATCGTCTACACGCCCACCGTCGGCGAAGGCTGCGAGCGCTTCAGCGACTACTGGTCGAAGCCGCGCGGCCTCTTCCTGAGCTGGCCCCATCGCCATCGCGTCGAGCAGATCCTCGCCGACCCGCGCCTCGATCCGGTCCGCGTCGTCGTCGTCAGCGACGGCGAGCGCATCCTCGGCCTCGGCGATCAGGGCGCGGGCGGGATGGGGATCCCGATCGGCAAGCTCGCGCTCTACACCGCGTGCGCGGGGCTGCATCCGTCGACGACGCTGCCGATCCTGCTCGACGTCGGGACCGACAACGAGGCGCGCCTCGCCGATCCGCTCTACCTCGGCTGGCGCCAGAAGCGCGTGCGCGGCGCCGACTACGACGCGTTCGTCGAGGACTTCATCGCCGCGGTGATGAAGCGCTGGCCGAACGTGCTCCTGCAGTTCGAGGACTTCGCGCGCGGGAACGCGGGCCGCTTGCTCGAGCGCTACCGCGATCGGCTCTGCACCTTCAACGACGACATCCAGGGCACCGCCGCGATCGCGGCCGGCACGCTCCTCTCCGCGATCCAGGCGACCGGCGGCACGCTCGCCGATCAGCGCATCGCGATCTTCGGCGCGGGGGCGGCGGGCGTCGGCATCGCGAACCTGCTCGTCCACATCATGATCGGCGCGGGCCTCTCCGAGCGCGAGGCGCGGAGCCGCTTCTACGCCGTCGATCGTCCCGGCCTCCTCACCGACGACGTCCCCGAGCTCCTCGACTTCCAGCGTCCGTTCGCGCAGCCGCGCGCGGCGGTCGCGGGCTGGTCGCGCGCGGGGAACGGCTACATCGATCTCCTCGACGTCGTCCAGAACGCGAAGCCGACGACGCTCATCGGCGTCTCGGGCGTGACCGGCGCGTTCAACGAGCACGTCGTCCGCGCGATGGCGCGCGGCGTCGAGCGTCCCGTCATCTTCCCGCTCTCGAACCCCACCTCACGCGCGGAGGCGACGCCGCAGGACATCCACGTCTGGAGCGAGGGCCGCGCCGTCGTCGGCACCGGGAGCCCGTTCCCGCCGGTGATGAGGGACGGCGTCCCCTTCAAGACGGACCAGACGAACAACTCGTACGTCTTCCCGGGGGTCGGCCTCGGCGTGCTCGCGGTCGACGCCCGCCGCGTGACCGACGCGATGTTCGAGGCCGCGGCGCGCGCGGTCGCGGCGGTGTCGCCGGCGAAGACCGATCCGACGAAGCCGCTCCTGCCGCCCGTCACCGAGCTCCGCGAGGTCGCGCGCGTCGTGGCGCGCGCGGTGGCGCGCACGGCGAGGGCGGAGGGCCTCTGCGAGCCGTTCGAGGACGTGCAGATCGACGCGCGCATCGAGCGCCTGATGTGGCGCCCGTTCTACCGGCCATACCGCTACGCCGGCGCCCTCGCGTGA
- a CDS encoding LysR family transcriptional regulator has protein sequence MSGDGSELRIPDILTFLAVCRHGSVTGAARDLRVTPSQVSKAVARLERHLKRPLLSRKARGVSASDEGQKIVPRLEEIIEKVQSLAEVSDVPPEMKLTLAAPSYLCAAYLPTVVAAVKDARFRGLECGNAFMRAYATENVFQVAITIGEEKLPDSWVSTKAGFMRRAAFASPELAKKLGKEPSIDKLLQHPWVLPVYTSGSGGQFLPGDDGCPIPREDRLMGHEAATVGVAFELAAGTNQLAFGPTIAARTLVLAERLVEVKVPGWKLTEPLYVHTNADRVLARVQKAIVEALRETAKET, from the coding sequence ATGAGCGGCGACGGCTCCGAGCTCCGCATCCCGGACATCCTCACCTTCCTCGCGGTGTGCCGGCACGGCTCGGTCACCGGCGCCGCGCGCGATCTCCGCGTGACGCCGTCGCAGGTGTCGAAGGCGGTCGCGCGGCTCGAGCGTCACCTCAAGCGACCGCTCCTCTCGCGCAAGGCGCGCGGCGTGTCCGCGAGCGACGAGGGACAGAAGATCGTCCCGCGCCTCGAGGAGATCATCGAGAAGGTGCAGTCGCTCGCCGAGGTGAGCGACGTGCCGCCGGAGATGAAGCTCACGCTCGCGGCGCCTTCGTACCTCTGCGCGGCGTACCTGCCGACCGTCGTCGCCGCGGTGAAGGACGCGCGCTTCCGCGGCCTCGAGTGCGGGAACGCGTTCATGCGCGCCTACGCGACGGAGAACGTGTTCCAGGTCGCGATCACGATCGGCGAAGAGAAGCTCCCCGACTCGTGGGTATCGACGAAAGCGGGTTTCATGCGCCGCGCCGCGTTCGCGTCGCCGGAGCTCGCGAAGAAGCTCGGGAAGGAGCCGTCGATCGACAAGCTCCTCCAGCACCCGTGGGTGCTCCCGGTCTACACCTCCGGCAGCGGCGGACAGTTCTTGCCCGGCGACGACGGCTGCCCGATCCCGCGCGAGGATCGGCTGATGGGACACGAGGCGGCGACGGTCGGCGTCGCGTTCGAGCTCGCGGCGGGGACCAACCAGCTCGCGTTCGGTCCGACCATCGCCGCGCGCACGCTCGTCCTCGCGGAGCGCCTCGTCGAGGTGAAGGTCCCGGGCTGGAAGCTCACCGAGCCGCTCTACGTCCACACGAACGCGGACCGCGTCCTCGCGCGCGTGCAGAAGGCGATCGTCGAGGCGCTGCGCGAGACCGCCAAAGAGACCTGA
- a CDS encoding NAD-dependent epimerase/dehydratase family protein translates to MQKPVVLVTGANGEIGRTLLQRLHQDGRYRVVTVDLTPLPERYRGFCLETYAGNIMDRYLLDQIAAHHEIEVVFHLAALLSTRGERDPELAHQVNVEGTLHLLRMAQNQSGRLGRAVRFIFPSSIAVYGIPNLEEKARAGRVKEEAYNVPITMYGCNKLYCEHLGRYFTSYFRQLGALASAARLDFRSLRFPGLISAETVPTGGTSDFGPEMLHAAAQGQPYKCFVGPEAKIPFMAMPDAVSSLLQLLEADKSKLSQTVFNVSGFSVSAKEIADRVKKSFPKAEIAFEPDAVRSKIVDSWPEDVEDAAARRDWGWRPAYDFARAFDEYLVPTIRKRYA, encoded by the coding sequence ATGCAGAAGCCCGTCGTCCTCGTCACCGGCGCAAACGGAGAGATCGGCCGCACGCTCCTCCAGCGGCTTCATCAAGACGGCCGCTACCGCGTCGTCACCGTCGACCTCACCCCGCTCCCGGAGCGGTACCGCGGCTTCTGCCTCGAGACGTACGCCGGCAACATCATGGACCGGTACCTCCTCGATCAGATCGCGGCGCACCACGAGATCGAGGTCGTCTTCCACCTCGCCGCGCTCCTCTCCACCCGCGGCGAGCGCGATCCCGAGCTCGCGCATCAGGTCAACGTCGAGGGCACGCTCCACCTCTTGCGCATGGCGCAGAACCAGTCGGGCCGCCTCGGCCGCGCGGTGCGCTTCATCTTCCCGAGCTCGATCGCGGTCTACGGGATCCCGAACCTCGAAGAGAAGGCGCGCGCCGGCCGCGTGAAGGAAGAAGCCTACAACGTCCCGATCACGATGTACGGCTGCAACAAGCTCTATTGCGAGCACCTCGGCCGCTACTTCACGTCGTACTTCCGCCAGCTCGGCGCGCTCGCGTCGGCCGCGCGCCTCGACTTCCGCTCGCTCCGCTTCCCCGGCCTCATCTCCGCCGAGACCGTGCCGACCGGCGGCACGAGCGACTTCGGGCCCGAGATGCTGCACGCCGCGGCGCAGGGGCAGCCGTACAAGTGCTTCGTCGGACCGGAGGCGAAGATCCCGTTCATGGCGATGCCCGACGCGGTCTCGTCGCTCCTCCAGCTCCTCGAGGCGGACAAGAGCAAGCTCTCGCAGACCGTCTTCAACGTGAGCGGCTTCAGCGTGAGCGCGAAGGAGATCGCGGATCGCGTGAAGAAGAGCTTCCCGAAGGCCGAGATCGCGTTCGAGCCCGACGCCGTGCGCTCGAAGATCGTCGACTCGTGGCCGGAGGACGTCGAGGACGCCGCCGCGCGCCGGGACTGGGGCTGGCGCCCGGCCTACGACTTCGCGCGCGCGTTCGACGAGTACCTCGTGCCGACGATCCGGAAACGCTACGCATGA
- the kbl gene encoding glycine C-acetyltransferase translates to MFDNAREHYAKALTEIREAGLFKEERIIVTPQAATIGVSDQKREVLNFCANNYLGLSSDPRVVAAAHAAIDSHGYGMSSVRFICGTQDLHKSLEAKVSSFFGTEDTILYSSCFDANGGLFETLLGEEDAIVSDALNHASIIDGVRLCKAERHRYPNGDMAALEEALKKTQGKRLRMIATDGVFSMDGYLAKLDVICDLADKYGAMVMVDDSHASGFIGKTGRGTPEHFGVQSRVDVMTSTLGKALGGAAGGFTTGKKEIVALLRQRSRPYLFSNSIPPAIAGAAVAVLDLLASTTELRDRLMANAKRFRDGVTKAGLTVKPGETPIVPVMLGDARLAVEMAKGLLDEGIYVIGFSFPVVPKGEARIRVQLSAQHTDAQVDQAVAAFAQVGKRLGVIKS, encoded by the coding sequence ATGTTCGACAACGCGAGAGAGCACTACGCGAAGGCCCTCACCGAGATCCGTGAAGCAGGTCTCTTCAAGGAGGAGCGCATCATCGTCACGCCGCAGGCGGCGACGATCGGGGTCAGCGATCAGAAGCGAGAGGTCCTGAACTTCTGCGCGAACAACTACCTCGGGCTCTCGTCCGATCCGCGCGTCGTCGCGGCGGCGCACGCGGCGATCGACTCGCACGGCTACGGCATGAGCTCGGTCCGCTTCATTTGCGGGACGCAGGACCTCCACAAGTCGCTCGAGGCGAAGGTGAGCTCCTTCTTCGGCACCGAGGACACCATCCTCTACTCGTCGTGCTTCGACGCGAACGGCGGGCTCTTCGAGACGCTCCTCGGCGAGGAGGACGCGATCGTCTCCGACGCGCTGAACCACGCCTCGATCATCGACGGCGTCCGCCTCTGCAAGGCGGAGCGGCACCGCTACCCGAACGGCGACATGGCCGCGCTCGAAGAGGCGCTGAAGAAGACGCAGGGCAAGCGCCTCCGCATGATCGCGACCGACGGCGTCTTCTCGATGGACGGCTACCTCGCGAAGCTCGACGTCATCTGCGACCTCGCCGACAAGTACGGGGCGATGGTGATGGTCGACGACTCGCACGCGAGCGGGTTCATCGGCAAGACGGGGCGCGGCACGCCCGAGCACTTCGGCGTGCAGAGCCGCGTCGACGTGATGACCTCGACGCTCGGCAAGGCGCTCGGCGGCGCGGCCGGCGGCTTCACCACCGGCAAGAAGGAGATCGTCGCGCTCCTCCGCCAGCGCTCGCGGCCCTACCTCTTCTCGAACTCGATCCCGCCCGCCATCGCCGGCGCCGCGGTCGCGGTCCTCGATCTCCTCGCGAGCACGACCGAGCTCCGCGATCGGCTGATGGCGAACGCGAAGCGCTTCCGCGACGGCGTGACGAAGGCGGGCCTCACGGTGAAGCCGGGCGAGACGCCGATCGTGCCGGTGATGCTCGGCGACGCGCGGCTCGCGGTGGAGATGGCGAAGGGCCTCCTCGACGAGGGGATCTACGTCATCGGCTTCTCGTTCCCCGTCGTGCCGAAGGGCGAAGCGCGGATCCGCGTGCAGCTCTCCGCCCAGCACACCGACGCGCAGGTCGACCAGGCCGTCGCCGCGTTCGCGCAGGTCGGCAAGCGGCTCGGCGTGATCAAGAGCTGA
- the tyrA gene encoding bifunctional chorismate mutase/prephenate dehydrogenase, whose protein sequence is MTNEAAPRDLATLRALLGETDKELVRVLAKRTALVREVAQYKASVGAPSFDRERESVLLDSTLDKAKEAGLSEHLVRDVFASLYAASRLDQRRFLQTKAEKYSIGIIGGTAGMGAYLARVFAGAGYTVETMGLEAGRSAEDVAGAHDVVILSVPIATTVEVAKRIGPHVRPGACLMDITSVKRAPLAAMLDSAPSSVDVVGTHPMFGPHGIDFDRQKVVLCRGRGEAAFTRVKKLFEAFGAETIEATADEHDAQMALIQVLVHEKTMVLGSVLERLKADLGRSLQFASPIYRSELAMVGRMFSQRAELYADILTANPDALRLSHVFEQEAAHFARAIAMGDREAVVHRFRQVADYMQDFAAWAKKQSDAILEELVRRG, encoded by the coding sequence ATGACGAACGAAGCAGCGCCGCGCGACCTCGCCACCCTCCGCGCCCTCCTCGGCGAGACCGACAAGGAGCTGGTGCGCGTCCTCGCCAAGCGCACCGCGCTCGTGCGCGAGGTCGCGCAGTACAAGGCGTCCGTCGGCGCGCCGTCGTTCGATCGCGAGCGCGAGAGCGTCCTCCTCGACTCCACCCTCGACAAGGCGAAGGAGGCGGGGCTCTCCGAGCACCTCGTGCGCGACGTGTTCGCCTCGCTCTACGCCGCCTCGCGCCTCGATCAGCGACGCTTCCTCCAGACGAAGGCCGAGAAGTATTCGATCGGCATCATCGGCGGCACCGCGGGCATGGGCGCCTACCTCGCGCGCGTGTTCGCCGGCGCCGGCTACACGGTGGAGACGATGGGCCTCGAGGCGGGACGCTCCGCCGAGGACGTCGCCGGCGCGCACGACGTCGTCATCCTCTCCGTCCCGATCGCGACGACGGTGGAGGTCGCGAAGCGGATCGGGCCGCACGTGCGACCGGGCGCGTGCCTGATGGACATCACGTCGGTCAAGCGCGCGCCGCTCGCGGCGATGCTCGACAGCGCGCCTTCGAGCGTCGACGTGGTGGGGACGCACCCGATGTTCGGCCCGCACGGGATCGACTTCGATCGGCAGAAGGTCGTCCTCTGCCGCGGCCGCGGCGAGGCCGCGTTCACGCGCGTGAAGAAGCTCTTCGAGGCGTTCGGCGCGGAGACGATCGAGGCGACGGCGGACGAGCACGACGCGCAGATGGCGCTCATCCAGGTGCTCGTCCACGAGAAGACGATGGTGCTCGGCTCCGTCCTCGAGCGCCTGAAGGCCGACCTCGGTCGCAGCCTCCAGTTCGCGAGCCCGATCTACCGCAGCGAGCTCGCGATGGTCGGCCGCATGTTCTCGCAGCGCGCCGAGCTGTACGCCGACATCCTCACCGCGAACCCCGACGCGCTCAGGCTCTCGCACGTGTTCGAGCAAGAAGCGGCGCACTTCGCGCGCGCGATCGCGATGGGCGATCGCGAGGCGGTCGTGCACCGCTTCCGGCAGGTCGCGGACTACATGCAGGACTTCGCCGCGTGGGCGAAGAAGCAGTCCGACGCGATCCTCGAAGAGCTCGTCCGCCGCGGCTGA
- a CDS encoding phosphatase PAP2 family protein, translating into MAELDVRVFLYLHHALASWLGVAAVLSAIGGGWGGLVVVPLWASPRSRAVARSLTYVLCVNAAVVYGLKHVVARARPCNCLPEVRGLVFGSPTDYSFPSGHSAGSFSFCVFFAVVLLASSIGTRPLRVAGATALVLVATGVALSRIALGVHFPGDILAGGILGATIGGVGAHLHLRLQQKSRDVAELRG; encoded by the coding sequence TTGGCCGAGCTCGACGTCCGCGTCTTCCTCTATCTCCATCACGCGCTCGCCTCGTGGCTCGGCGTCGCGGCGGTGCTGAGCGCGATCGGCGGCGGCTGGGGCGGCCTCGTCGTCGTGCCGCTCTGGGCGTCGCCGCGCTCCCGCGCCGTCGCGCGCTCGCTCACCTACGTGCTCTGCGTGAACGCGGCCGTCGTCTACGGCCTCAAGCACGTCGTCGCGCGCGCGCGCCCGTGCAACTGCCTGCCGGAGGTGCGCGGCCTCGTGTTCGGGTCGCCCACCGACTACTCGTTCCCGAGCGGCCACTCCGCGGGCAGCTTCTCCTTTTGTGTCTTCTTCGCCGTCGTCCTCCTCGCGAGCTCGATCGGCACGCGGCCGCTCCGCGTCGCGGGGGCGACCGCGCTCGTCCTCGTCGCGACCGGCGTCGCGCTCTCGCGGATCGCGCTCGGCGTCCATTTCCCGGGCGACATCCTGGCCGGCGGGATCCTCGGCGCGACGATCGGCGGCGTCGGCGCGCACCTCCACCTCCGCCTCCAACAGAAATCCCGCGATGTCGCAGAGTTGCGTGGCTGA
- a CDS encoding thioredoxin domain-containing protein: protein MAKEKEHKSHAADVRPPPDAGGMSTGVAIIGFILCFLAGGAVMWGYDSHRIKTAGISADNGGSGGGAWADKDSPIPVSSEDPVWGNRDAPVTIVIFSDFQCPFCSRVEPTLDQVKSTYGKDKVRLVWKNQPLPFHDKAKPAAEAAQVVFMQKGSDAFWKFHDTAFKNQKELSPESYEKWAVAAGADLAKFKADMAAHKGAKKVDEDQALANKVGANGTPAFRINGVELSGAQPFDKFKEAIDKELSKANAKIASGTPKDKVYVAMSTENFKAAPPKKDEDEGEKEDDKTVWKVPVGNSPQLGKKEAIVTIIEFSDFQCPYCKRVEDTLKKVMDTYGDKVRLVWKHEPLPFHPRAEPAAEFSLEARAQKGGDPGFWAAHHKLFEIQPKLEDADLEKAAADMGLNVDKVKAAIKDKKYKKEIDADAELGEDVQASGTPHFFVNGRRLVGAQPFEKFQKIIDEEIKKFDDLKGKVAAKDYYDHLMKDAKGAPEPEKKQAPPVPAGSPYKGAANAKVVIQEWSDFQCPFCSRVEGTVDEVMKNYEGKVKFVWRDKPLPMHPDAPLASEAAREALKQKGPDGFWKMHGKMFHNQQKLKREDLDGYAKEIGLDMEKFKAALDSRAHKPAVDADDKAGTDIGISGTPAFLINGYYISGAQPYAKFKKLIDRALAEAK, encoded by the coding sequence ATGGCAAAAGAGAAAGAGCACAAGAGCCACGCGGCTGACGTGCGGCCCCCGCCCGACGCGGGCGGGATGAGCACCGGCGTCGCGATCATCGGCTTCATCCTCTGCTTCCTCGCCGGCGGCGCGGTGATGTGGGGCTACGACAGCCACCGCATCAAGACGGCCGGCATCTCCGCCGACAACGGCGGCAGCGGGGGTGGAGCGTGGGCGGACAAGGACTCGCCGATCCCGGTGTCGAGCGAGGATCCGGTCTGGGGCAACCGTGACGCTCCGGTCACGATCGTCATCTTCTCCGACTTCCAGTGCCCGTTCTGCTCGCGCGTCGAGCCGACGCTGGATCAGGTGAAGTCGACGTACGGCAAGGACAAGGTCCGTCTCGTCTGGAAGAACCAGCCGCTGCCGTTCCACGACAAGGCGAAGCCGGCGGCCGAGGCGGCGCAGGTCGTCTTCATGCAGAAGGGCTCCGACGCGTTCTGGAAGTTCCACGACACCGCGTTCAAGAACCAGAAGGAGCTCAGCCCCGAGTCCTACGAGAAGTGGGCGGTCGCGGCCGGCGCGGACCTCGCCAAGTTCAAGGCCGACATGGCCGCGCACAAGGGCGCGAAGAAGGTCGACGAGGACCAGGCGCTCGCGAACAAGGTCGGCGCGAACGGCACGCCGGCGTTCCGCATCAACGGCGTCGAGCTCTCGGGCGCGCAGCCGTTCGACAAGTTCAAGGAGGCGATCGACAAGGAGCTCTCGAAGGCGAACGCGAAGATCGCGAGCGGGACGCCCAAGGACAAGGTCTACGTCGCGATGTCGACGGAGAACTTCAAGGCCGCGCCCCCGAAGAAGGACGAGGACGAGGGCGAGAAGGAAGACGACAAGACGGTGTGGAAGGTGCCGGTCGGCAACTCCCCGCAGCTCGGCAAGAAGGAAGCGATCGTCACGATCATCGAGTTTTCCGACTTCCAGTGCCCGTACTGCAAGCGCGTCGAGGACACGCTCAAGAAGGTGATGGACACCTACGGTGACAAGGTCCGTCTCGTGTGGAAGCACGAGCCGCTCCCGTTCCACCCGCGCGCCGAGCCGGCGGCGGAGTTCTCGCTCGAGGCGCGCGCGCAGAAGGGCGGCGACCCGGGCTTCTGGGCGGCGCACCACAAGCTGTTCGAGATCCAGCCGAAGCTGGAGGACGCCGACCTCGAGAAGGCGGCGGCCGACATGGGCCTCAACGTCGACAAGGTGAAGGCCGCGATCAAGGACAAGAAGTACAAGAAGGAGATCGACGCGGACGCCGAGCTCGGCGAGGACGTCCAGGCCTCCGGCACGCCGCACTTCTTCGTGAACGGCCGCCGTCTCGTCGGCGCGCAGCCGTTCGAGAAGTTCCAGAAGATCATCGACGAGGAGATCAAGAAGTTCGACGATCTCAAGGGCAAGGTCGCGGCGAAGGACTACTACGACCACCTGATGAAGGACGCGAAGGGCGCGCCGGAGCCGGAGAAGAAGCAGGCGCCGCCGGTGCCCGCGGGCTCGCCGTACAAGGGCGCGGCGAACGCGAAGGTCGTCATCCAGGAGTGGTCGGACTTCCAGTGCCCGTTCTGCAGCCGCGTCGAGGGCACCGTCGACGAGGTGATGAAGAACTACGAGGGCAAGGTGAAGTTCGTGTGGCGCGACAAGCCCCTCCCGATGCACCCCGACGCCCCGCTCGCGAGCGAGGCCGCGCGCGAGGCGCTGAAGCAGAAGGGCCCTGACGGCTTCTGGAAGATGCACGGCAAGATGTTCCACAACCAGCAGAAGCTGAAGCGCGAGGACCTCGACGGCTACGCGAAGGAGATCGGCCTCGACATGGAGAAGTTCAAGGCGGCCCTCGACTCCCGCGCCCACAAGCCCGCCGTCGACGCCGACGACAAGGCAGGCACCGACATCGGCATCAGCGGCACCCCCGCCTTCCTCATCAACGGCTACTACATCAGCGGCGCGCAGCCGTACGCGAAGTTCAAGAAGCTCATCGACCGCGCCCTCGCCGAAGCGAAGTGA
- a CDS encoding PPC domain-containing protein → MIRTTALFATIAMSTILVACTVTTVSNDPGSAADSGAPLGENDAAASSSPDGGEDESTAPIGGCAFGEPNDDRDNATALTIGTAYTACTSSKDDDFYEFTTPDDKAGGLLEITFTNVKDGRIESTLFTAADNDKIGSEYETTKGADHRVYLGVAPNVKYRLMVTSWSTANDAFSYDFKVSYTKTSDEFEPNDTREEAKPITVGTSIEGTLTPKITLAGADKGWSDWFSVDLASGGTTIKLENVATNLSGEIELYNADGARIGSDYSSTKGANVTLSKAVSAGKHYVRVMPWSNIPHTGKGPAPDNFERRYKLTVTQ, encoded by the coding sequence ATGATCCGTACGACTGCGCTCTTCGCCACGATCGCGATGTCGACCATTCTCGTCGCCTGCACGGTGACGACGGTCTCGAACGATCCAGGGAGCGCGGCCGACTCGGGCGCCCCGCTCGGCGAGAACGACGCGGCCGCGTCGTCGTCGCCCGACGGGGGCGAGGATGAGTCCACGGCGCCGATCGGCGGTTGCGCCTTCGGCGAGCCGAACGACGATCGCGACAACGCGACCGCGCTGACGATCGGCACCGCCTACACCGCGTGCACGTCCTCGAAGGACGACGACTTCTACGAGTTCACGACGCCGGACGACAAGGCCGGCGGGCTCCTCGAGATCACGTTCACGAACGTGAAGGACGGCCGGATCGAGAGCACGCTCTTCACCGCCGCCGACAACGACAAGATCGGCTCCGAGTACGAGACGACGAAGGGCGCCGATCATCGGGTGTACCTCGGCGTGGCTCCGAACGTGAAGTACCGGCTCATGGTCACCTCCTGGTCGACGGCGAACGACGCCTTCTCGTACGACTTCAAGGTCAGCTACACGAAGACGAGCGACGAGTTCGAGCCGAACGACACGCGTGAGGAGGCGAAGCCCATCACGGTCGGCACGTCGATCGAAGGCACTCTGACCCCGAAGATCACGCTCGCGGGCGCGGACAAGGGCTGGTCCGATTGGTTCTCGGTGGACCTGGCCTCGGGAGGCACGACGATCAAGCTCGAGAACGTGGCGACGAACCTCTCCGGCGAGATCGAGCTCTACAACGCGGACGGGGCGCGCATCGGGTCCGACTACTCCTCGACCAAAGGCGCCAACGTGACCCTGTCGAAGGCGGTCAGCGCGGGCAAGCACTACGTGCGGGTCATGCCGTGGAGCAACATCCCGCACACCGGCAAGGGGCCGGCCCCCGACAACTTCGAGCGCAGGTACAAGCTCACCGTCACGCAGTGA